In Tubulanus polymorphus chromosome 2, tnTubPoly1.2, whole genome shotgun sequence, a single window of DNA contains:
- the LOC141898601 gene encoding uncharacterized protein LOC141898601 isoform X1 has translation MAEKSILSGTYCAPTWLLNSKDNVIASKDWNAFVGELHDTIQQQLTESHVHQFTDLSESEKELFMERAAKALHGGSAFNMLYGKISSTLDQQLNGEVARQLLEEFPINTKSDLIVDSAKEGAVSILRKWPEFKYKLHVCLNQALPGRLRELAWKLFLDNPKVRKQYVDLLANNPRAAISRQDFDISQQCEVFLNAEKSFDLIKGSIGAFYAMKAVLSYHHALKNTDMHLSATEYLLTAPFLHVSADKIPRRDPASSRVVALLVEEYLSFLFSRPKCMVDTGDEPNSDDTYSFSKKTAQYLTEYDPELAKAISEMPIPSPTPPESEDEDDVTLPPTPAGPSIPETPYTPTDPPPENAIDAKTAEKPEKKNGDEKNETEGKADEKTTESKKTDVKEKGGGKKGKKNDKNQPTEPTEPTNEQNNAGDTDSFHGEKEAQHVLSDIILHLVRPCIRSLFIGIITGYLNIDTILYVWDQYMIGLDSPGYHDELLPALTAVFLMLLSDKLKEASSLPFMHDILKHDGMALKKEHFQYLMNRHFYKDLYDVLTKDTKAALPVIDPTQARPPSWEHWSKEVIPPRIRPEDRKSLRQQREEERIREIERVKEEEKKREEERQRVKREREELEKKRIKDAQEAEEKRKHEEEKMYLIDLVEEERKRRVEEQQKAADEMENLRKQMLEMQRQLQEKEKAELETMRSPRDISYKQSEASILSTDSHYVPPPPPSEATHLSQGSTSRIEPRHYPDTPQEEGTGHAVIDFFHRAGYSARQINNGDDNEMRALDEETRSQQRKLQSDYKEAERQVFGRTLQPGEMDTLGEDEREIGRAKMPKAILDIYHQRKQRELTDNRNADQQF, from the exons atggctGAAAAATCGATTCTTTCGGGCACGTACTGTGCTCCAACGTGGCTGCTGAATAGTAAAGACAATGTGATAGCATCGAAG GATTGGAACGCTTTCGTTGGTGAATTGCATGACACAATACAGCAGCAGCTAACAGAAAGCCATGTTCATCAATTTACTGATCTGTCAGAATCGGAGAAAGAGCTTTTCATGGAAAGGGCTGCTAAAGCTCTTCATGGAG GCTCCGCTTTCAATATGCTATACGGTAAGATCTCCTCGACATTGGATCAACAGCTGAATGGAGAAGTTGCAAGGCAGTTACTAGAAGAGTTTCCCATAAATACAAAATCTGATCTGATTGTTGATAGCGCAAAAGAAGGAGCTGTGAGCATTTTGCGAAAGTGGCCTGAATTCAAGTACAAACTGCATGTTTGCTTGAACCAAGCTCTACCAGGAAGATTGAGAGAATTGGCTTGGAAACTGTTCCTAGATAACCCAAAAG TCAGAAAACAGTATGTCGATTTATTGGCGAATAATCCAAGAGCTGCTATCTCACGGCAAGATTTCGATATCTCTCAACAATGTGAAGTCTTTTTGAACGCAGAGAAAAGTTTCGATCTCATCAAAGGCTCAATTG GTGCATTTTATGCCATGAAAGCTGTTTTGTCCTATCATCATGCATTGAAGAATACCGATATGCATTTATCTGCAACTGAATACCTTTTGACAGCTCCATTTCTTCATGTATCCGCAGATAAGATTCCAAG GAGAGATCCAGCCTCTAGCCGAGTTGTGGCGCTATTAGTTGAAGAGTATCTGAGTTTTCTGTTCTCAAGACCGAAATGTATGGTTGATACTGGTGATGAg CCTAACAGTGACGATACATATagtttttcaaagaaaactgCTCAATATCTAACGGAATATGATCCTGAACTCGCAAAGGCAATTTCGGAAATGCCAATTCCGTCTCCGACACCACCAGAGAgtgaagatgaagatgatgtaACTTTGCCTCCCACTCCAGCTGGACCGTCGATTCCTGAAACTCCATACACGCCAACAGATCCACCCCCTGAAAATGCAATTGATGCGAAAACAGCcgaaaaaccagaaaaaaaaaatggtgatgaaaaGAATGAAACTGAAGGAAAAGCCGACGAGAAAACAACTGAGTCTAAAAAAACTGATGTCAAAGAAAAAGGTGGTGGTAAAAAAGGCAAGAAAAACGATAAGAACCAACCTACTGAACCTACAGAACCTACTAATGAACAGAATAATGCAGGAG ATACTGATAGTTTCCATGGAGAAAAGGAGGCACAACACGTATTATCGGATATCATACTTCATTTAGTCCGTCCCTGCATACGATCTTTGTTTATTG GAATCATTACaggttatttgaatattgatacaATATTGTATGTGTGGGATCAGTATATGATTGGTTTAGACAGTCCCGGATATCACGATGAATTGTTACCCGCTCTGACTGCTGTATTTCTCATGTTGCTCAGTGATAAACTCAAAGAAGCGTCTTCT CTCCCATTCATGCATGATATTCTAAAACATGATGGCATGGCTTTGAAAAAAGagcattttcaatatttg ATGAATCGTCATTTCTATAAAGATTTATATGATGTACTTACAAAGGACACTAAAGCTGCACTGCCAGTTATAGATCCTACTCAAG CTCGCCCTCCAAGTTGGGAACATTGGTCTAAAGAAGTGATTCCACCAAGAATTCGTCCCGAAGATCGCAAATCACTACGACAGCAACGGGAGGAAGAAAGAATCAG agaGATAGAACGTGtgaaagaagaagaaaaaaagagaGAAGAAGAAAGGCAAAGAGTGAAAAG AGAAAGAGAGGAGTTGGAAAAGAAAAGAATCAAGGACGCACAAGAGGCAGAGGAAAAACGCAAACACGAAGAAGAGAAAATGTACTTGATCGATCTCGTGGAAGAGGAAAGAAAACGCCGCGTCGAAGAACAACAAAAAGCAGCAGATGAAATGGAGAATCTGCGCAAACAGATGTTAGAAATGCAACGACAATTACAGGAG aaagaGAAGGCTGAACTTGAAACGATGCGGTCACCCAgagatatatcatataaacaaTCGGAAGCCAGTATACTCTCAACTGATAG TCATTACGTTCCTCCTCCACCTCCATCGGAAGCCACTCATCTCAGTCAAGGTTCCACGTCTCGGATTGAACCGCGACATTACCCAGATACGCCGCAAGAAGAAGGCACAGGACATGCTGTTATTGACTTCTTTCACAGGGCTGGATATAGTGCTAGACAAA TTAATAATGGTGATGATAATGAGATGAGGGCATTAGATGAGGAAACACGAAGTCAACAACGTAAATTACAAAGTGATTACAAAGAAGCTGAG AGACAAGTATTTGGTCGCACGCTGCAACCGGGAGAGATGGATACTCTCGGTGAAGATGAACGTGAAATCGGACGCGCTAAAATGCCCAAAGCAATATTGGATATATACCACCAAAGGAAACAAAGGGAACTCACTGATAACAGGAATGCAGATCAACAATTctag
- the LOC141898601 gene encoding uncharacterized protein LOC141898601 isoform X2: MAEKSILSGTYCAPTWLLNSKDNVIASKDWNAFVGELHDTIQQQLTESHVHQFTDLSESEKELFMERAAKALHGGSAFNMLYGKISSTLDQQLNGEVARQLLEEFPINTKSDLIVDSAKEGAVSILRKWPEFKYKLHVCLNQALPGRLRELAWKLFLDNPKVRKQYVDLLANNPRAAISRQDFDISQQCEVFLNAEKSFDLIKGSIGAFYAMKAVLSYHHALKNTDMHLSATEYLLTAPFLHVSADKIPRRDPASSRVVALLVEEYLSFLFSRPKCMVDTGDEPNSDDTYSFSKKTAQYLTEYDPELAKAISEMPIPSPTPPESEDEDDVTLPPTPAGPSIPETPYTPTDPPPENAIDAKTAEKPEKKNGDEKNETEGKADEKTTESKKTDVKEKGGGKKGKKNDKNQPTEPTEPTNEQNNAGDTDSFHGEKEAQHVLSDIILHLVRPCIRSLFIGYLNIDTILYVWDQYMIGLDSPGYHDELLPALTAVFLMLLSDKLKEASSLPFMHDILKHDGMALKKEHFQYLMNRHFYKDLYDVLTKDTKAALPVIDPTQARPPSWEHWSKEVIPPRIRPEDRKSLRQQREEERIREIERVKEEEKKREEERQRVKREREELEKKRIKDAQEAEEKRKHEEEKMYLIDLVEEERKRRVEEQQKAADEMENLRKQMLEMQRQLQEKEKAELETMRSPRDISYKQSEASILSTDSHYVPPPPPSEATHLSQGSTSRIEPRHYPDTPQEEGTGHAVIDFFHRAGYSARQINNGDDNEMRALDEETRSQQRKLQSDYKEAERQVFGRTLQPGEMDTLGEDEREIGRAKMPKAILDIYHQRKQRELTDNRNADQQF; the protein is encoded by the exons atggctGAAAAATCGATTCTTTCGGGCACGTACTGTGCTCCAACGTGGCTGCTGAATAGTAAAGACAATGTGATAGCATCGAAG GATTGGAACGCTTTCGTTGGTGAATTGCATGACACAATACAGCAGCAGCTAACAGAAAGCCATGTTCATCAATTTACTGATCTGTCAGAATCGGAGAAAGAGCTTTTCATGGAAAGGGCTGCTAAAGCTCTTCATGGAG GCTCCGCTTTCAATATGCTATACGGTAAGATCTCCTCGACATTGGATCAACAGCTGAATGGAGAAGTTGCAAGGCAGTTACTAGAAGAGTTTCCCATAAATACAAAATCTGATCTGATTGTTGATAGCGCAAAAGAAGGAGCTGTGAGCATTTTGCGAAAGTGGCCTGAATTCAAGTACAAACTGCATGTTTGCTTGAACCAAGCTCTACCAGGAAGATTGAGAGAATTGGCTTGGAAACTGTTCCTAGATAACCCAAAAG TCAGAAAACAGTATGTCGATTTATTGGCGAATAATCCAAGAGCTGCTATCTCACGGCAAGATTTCGATATCTCTCAACAATGTGAAGTCTTTTTGAACGCAGAGAAAAGTTTCGATCTCATCAAAGGCTCAATTG GTGCATTTTATGCCATGAAAGCTGTTTTGTCCTATCATCATGCATTGAAGAATACCGATATGCATTTATCTGCAACTGAATACCTTTTGACAGCTCCATTTCTTCATGTATCCGCAGATAAGATTCCAAG GAGAGATCCAGCCTCTAGCCGAGTTGTGGCGCTATTAGTTGAAGAGTATCTGAGTTTTCTGTTCTCAAGACCGAAATGTATGGTTGATACTGGTGATGAg CCTAACAGTGACGATACATATagtttttcaaagaaaactgCTCAATATCTAACGGAATATGATCCTGAACTCGCAAAGGCAATTTCGGAAATGCCAATTCCGTCTCCGACACCACCAGAGAgtgaagatgaagatgatgtaACTTTGCCTCCCACTCCAGCTGGACCGTCGATTCCTGAAACTCCATACACGCCAACAGATCCACCCCCTGAAAATGCAATTGATGCGAAAACAGCcgaaaaaccagaaaaaaaaaatggtgatgaaaaGAATGAAACTGAAGGAAAAGCCGACGAGAAAACAACTGAGTCTAAAAAAACTGATGTCAAAGAAAAAGGTGGTGGTAAAAAAGGCAAGAAAAACGATAAGAACCAACCTACTGAACCTACAGAACCTACTAATGAACAGAATAATGCAGGAG ATACTGATAGTTTCCATGGAGAAAAGGAGGCACAACACGTATTATCGGATATCATACTTCATTTAGTCCGTCCCTGCATACGATCTTTGTTTATTG gttatttgaatattgatacaATATTGTATGTGTGGGATCAGTATATGATTGGTTTAGACAGTCCCGGATATCACGATGAATTGTTACCCGCTCTGACTGCTGTATTTCTCATGTTGCTCAGTGATAAACTCAAAGAAGCGTCTTCT CTCCCATTCATGCATGATATTCTAAAACATGATGGCATGGCTTTGAAAAAAGagcattttcaatatttg ATGAATCGTCATTTCTATAAAGATTTATATGATGTACTTACAAAGGACACTAAAGCTGCACTGCCAGTTATAGATCCTACTCAAG CTCGCCCTCCAAGTTGGGAACATTGGTCTAAAGAAGTGATTCCACCAAGAATTCGTCCCGAAGATCGCAAATCACTACGACAGCAACGGGAGGAAGAAAGAATCAG agaGATAGAACGTGtgaaagaagaagaaaaaaagagaGAAGAAGAAAGGCAAAGAGTGAAAAG AGAAAGAGAGGAGTTGGAAAAGAAAAGAATCAAGGACGCACAAGAGGCAGAGGAAAAACGCAAACACGAAGAAGAGAAAATGTACTTGATCGATCTCGTGGAAGAGGAAAGAAAACGCCGCGTCGAAGAACAACAAAAAGCAGCAGATGAAATGGAGAATCTGCGCAAACAGATGTTAGAAATGCAACGACAATTACAGGAG aaagaGAAGGCTGAACTTGAAACGATGCGGTCACCCAgagatatatcatataaacaaTCGGAAGCCAGTATACTCTCAACTGATAG TCATTACGTTCCTCCTCCACCTCCATCGGAAGCCACTCATCTCAGTCAAGGTTCCACGTCTCGGATTGAACCGCGACATTACCCAGATACGCCGCAAGAAGAAGGCACAGGACATGCTGTTATTGACTTCTTTCACAGGGCTGGATATAGTGCTAGACAAA TTAATAATGGTGATGATAATGAGATGAGGGCATTAGATGAGGAAACACGAAGTCAACAACGTAAATTACAAAGTGATTACAAAGAAGCTGAG AGACAAGTATTTGGTCGCACGCTGCAACCGGGAGAGATGGATACTCTCGGTGAAGATGAACGTGAAATCGGACGCGCTAAAATGCCCAAAGCAATATTGGATATATACCACCAAAGGAAACAAAGGGAACTCACTGATAACAGGAATGCAGATCAACAATTctag
- the LOC141899046 gene encoding uncharacterized protein LOC141899046 has product MVIRKRQLRQFLLIVMGFWGVLFITLRLYTGPSEFIYMRDIALATTTVTFTIPKPLKPKAPFFQKLDDGKIPYCNKSVDVYNEMILVSKGAEIETRLAVGSPGGEDPTSVLNRNERDEHYTLSPGFFRMTCNQFRVKNNWRRSVLPIKRRTADETNYVNYVAGATVIVERNEYANVYWTLIDIYNVFIVLKFLEFDPGNAVILLLDGHPSGPLDPLWTTIFRSVLRVKDLKPIAKFETLIWMFDRSKSPLLKQSQQHIPLIDRFREFVLSKFGAKHAALADKCRANRTLQMTFVWRRDYLNHPRNPEKIIGRKISNEEELISTARRLHPNFVVNGVQLDALPIHEQISVIATTDILIGMHGAALAFSMFQPWGGGLIELYPMSYGSFRNWHMEYIAKWSGVLYESWQSKVMSDENIMTKSSYIPPYTVMRFVKNMTDRICSNQILRISTYSG; this is encoded by the coding sequence ATGGTGATAAGAAAGCGTCAACTGAGGCAATTTCTTTTGATTGTGATGGGATTTTGGGGTGTACTTTTCATAACGCTTCGATTGTATACCGGGCCAAGCGAATTCATTTACATGCGGGATATCGCACTCGCAACAACTACCGTTACTTTTACGATCCCAAAACCGCTAAAACCAAAGGCGCCATTCTTTCAAAAGCTCGATGATGGCAAAATACCGTATTGTAACAAGTCAGTCGATGTTTACAACGAGatgattttagtgtcaaagGGCGCCGAGATAGAAACACGTTTAGCGGTTGGAAGTCCTGGCGGCGAGGATCCGACTAGTGTTCTAAACCGTAACGAACGCGACGAGCATTATACACTTTCCCCGGGTTTCTTTAGAATGACTTGCAATCAGTTTCGAGTGAAGAACAACTGGCGACGCAGCGTATTGCCGATTAAAAGAAGGACAGCGGACGAGACGAACTACGTGAATTACGTAGCAGGTGCCACGGTCATCGTGGAAAGGAATGAATATGCTAACGTCTATTGGACACTTATCGATATCTATAACGTGTTTatcgttttgaaatttttagaatTCGATCCTGGTAATGCTGTTATACTCCTTCTCGACGGTCACCCGAGCGGTCCGTTAGATCCGTTATGGACAACTATATTCCGCTCCGTTTTACGGGTGAAAGACTTGAAACCGATCGCTAAATTTGAAACTTTAATCTGGATGTTCGATCGCAGCAAATCTCCACTATTGAAACAATCGCAACAACATATTCCGCTCATCGATAGATTTCGCGAGTTCGTTTTGTCGAAATTCGGCGCGAAACACGCCGCACTTGCCGATAAATGCCGTGCAAATAGGACTTTGCAAATGACATTCGTTTGGCGGCGCGATTATCTGAACCATCCAAGGAATCCTGAAAAGATAATTGGTCGTAAGATATCTAACGAAGAAGAGCTTATATCGACTGCCAGGAGGCTGCATCCAAATTTCGTGGTGAATGGGGTTCAGCTGGATGCGCTTCCGATACACGAACAGATATCAGTCATTGCAACTACTGATATACTAATCGGAATGCATGGGGCTGCTTTGGCCTTCAGCATGTTCCAACCTTGGGGCGGCGGTTTGATTGAGCTGTATCCGATGAGCTACGGAAGTTTCAGGAATTGGCATATGGAATATATCGCCAAATGGAGCGGCGTTTTGTACGAATCGTGGCAAAGTAAGGTTATGTCGGATGAAAATATAATGACGAAGTCGTCATACATTCCGCCTTATACCGTAATGCGATTCGTGAAAAATATGACAGATCGCATTTGCTCGAATCAGATTTTGAGGATAAGTACATATTCTGGATAA
- the LOC141900079 gene encoding mitochondrial ribosome-associated GTPase 1-like, whose product MSVGRTGGRVIQTFRDAFTFATKDVTQWFPGHMNKGMKQMQSKLKHVDCIIEVQDARIPFTGRNPKFESHLMIRPHLLLLNKVDLADMTRKSEIVAKLKEYGVGNILFANSKRDFDNTIKYKLIPKVMELIKNSPRYHRQESQDYNLLVIGVPNVGKSSFINSMRRMHLKKGKATRVGGVAGVTRSVLEKITVSAYPRMYLLDTPGILSPDVRNVEVGMRLALCSTLQDHLVGPEIIADYMLYWLNKHNRFEYVSHYGLESPTDDIMELLGHIAKSRNYSIKIRSLTQLGLTIRPDLNRTANVVLQDFRNGTFGRIMLDTDYLSQDSET is encoded by the exons ATGTCTGTGGGAAGAACTGGTGGTCGTGTCATTCAAACATTCCGTGATGCATTCACATTTGCTACTAAAGATGTAACTCAGTGGTTTCCAGGGCATATGAATAAAG GGATGAAACAAATGCAGTCAAAATTGAAGCATGTCGATTGCATTATTGAAGTGCAAGATGCCAGG ATACCATTTACAGGACGTAATCCTAAATTTGAGAGTCATCTTATGATCCGACCACATTTGTTGTTGCTGAATAAAGTTGATTTAGCAGATATGACTCGCAAATCTGAAATTGTCGCGAAGCTCAAAGAATATGGCGTCGGAAATATCCTCTTTGCGAACTCTAAAagagattttgataatactaTAAAATATAAG CTGATACCGAAGGTTATGGAACTAATAAAGAACAGTCCAAGATATCATCGTCAAGAG AGTCAGGATTATAATCTACTCGTAATCGGAGTGCCAAATGTTGGTAAATCATCATTCATCAATTCGATGAGACGAATGCATCTTAAAAAAG GTAAAGCTACAAGAGTTGGGGGAGTGGCTGGTGTTACGCGAAGTGTTCTCGAAAAAATAACC GTTAGCGCGTATCCTAGAATGTATCTGCTCGATACACCAGGAATATTGTCACCAGATGTACGAAATGTTGAAGTAGGAATGAGACTAGCTCTATGTT CTACATTACAAGATCACCTGGTTGGTCCTGAAATAATAGCCGATTATATGCTTTACTGGTTGAACAAGCACAACCGATTTGA GTATGTGTCACATTATGGTTTAGAATCTCCGACTGATGACATAATGGAATTACTCGGACACATAGCAAAATCTAGAAACTACTCAATCAAAATTAGATCTCTTACTC AACTAGGGTTAACAATACGCCCGGATTTAAATCGAACTGCTAACGTTGTGCTACAAGATTTTCGAAATGGGACGTTTGGAAGAATAATGCTAGATACAGACTATCTATCACAGGATAGCGAAACGTGa
- the LOC141899338 gene encoding phosphatidylinositol N-acetylglucosaminyltransferase subunit A-like, protein MKHRICMVSDFFYPNMGGVESHIYQISQCLIARGHKVVIVTHSYGDRKGVRYLTNGLKVYYLAVQTFYNQCALPTIVTSLPIIRSICIREQITIIHGHSAFSTMAHEAMFHGKTMGIRTVFTDHSLFGFADVSSILTNKFLKISLSGCNHVICVSHTSKENTALRAGMNPEDISVIPNAVDATMFTPDPTKRSSRNITIVIISRLVYRKGTDLLAGIIPEICCRHRNVNFIIGGDGPKRIILEEVRENFELHDRVQLLGSVPHTNVRNVLVQGDIFLNTSLTEAFCIAIVEAASCGLQVISTRVGGVPEVLPPKFIKLAEPSVSELLEAIEDAISDHQLQRSINPYEMHEEVRKLYTWQDVARRTEIVYNRVASEPKQELRERLLINLHAGPVVGKVFLLIAVFNLLLYWFLEWLLPRKGIDLAVDFPNSAFIKDNNLGTKNKTSESLKESGFEQILA, encoded by the exons CATGGTTTCTGATTTCTTCTACCCAAATATGGGTGGTGTTGAGAGTCATATATATCAGATATCGCAATGTTTAATCGCTAGAGGCCACAAAGTCGTCATAGTCACTCACAGCTACGGAGATAGAAAGGGAGTTCGATATCTTACAAATGGTCTTAAG GTTTATTATCTCGCCGTTCAGACGTTCTACAACCAGTGCGCTTTACCGACGATTGTAACCAGTTTACCGATCATCAGAAGCATTTGTATACGAGAGCAAATCACAATAATCCACGGACATTCG GCATTCTCAACGATGGCGCATGAAGCGATGTTTCACGGCAAAACGATGGGTATTCGAACGGTGTTTACAGATCACTCGTTGTTCGGTTTCGCCGATGTCAGTTCGATTCTGACgaataaatttctcaaaatatctCTCTCCGGTTGCAATCATGTAATCTGTGTTTCTCATACCAG TAAGGAAAATACTGCCCTACGCGCTGGTATGAACCCCGAAGATATATCCGTCATACCGAATGCTGTAGATGCAACCATGTTCACCCCTGACCCAACGAAAAGATCATCTCGAAATA ttactATTGTTATCATCAGTCGACTTGTGTACAGAAAAGGTACAGACTTATTAGCTGGAATTATTCCAGAAATCTGCTGCAGACATCGGAATGTGAATTTCATAATTG GTGGTGATGGGCCAAAACGAATCATCCTGGAAGAAGTTCGCGAAAATTTTGAACTTCACGATCGAGTTCAGCTGTTAGGATCAGTACCTCACACTAATGTTAGAAAT GTGCTTGTTCAAGGGGATATTTTCTTGAATACTAGTTTGACGGAGGCATTTTGCATTGCAATAGTTGAAGCTGCATCTTGTGG gTTGCAAGTGATAAGCACTAGAGTTGGAGGTGTTCCAGAGGTTTTACCTCCTAAATTTATTAAGTTAGCTGAACCAAGCGTCAGTG AGTTATTAGAAGCAATTGAAGATGCAATATCGGATCATCAGTTACAGCGAAGCATCAACCCATATGAAATGCACGAGGAGGTGCGAAAACTTTACACATGGCAAGATGTGGCCCGTAGAActgaaattgtttataatcgCGTAGCAAGTGAACCTAAACAAGAGCTACGTGAAAGATTACTGAT aaatttgcACGCTGGACCAGTAGTTGGTAAAGTATTTCTTCTAATTGCTGTGTTCAATTTGTTACTTTATTGGTTTCTAGAATGGCTGCTCCCTCGCAAG GGCATTGATTTAGCTGTTGACTTTCCCAATTCTGCATTCATAAAAGACAATAACCTCGGAACGAAGAACAAAACATCGGAATCTTTGAAAGAATCAGGTTTTGAACAAATACTTGCATGA